The proteins below are encoded in one region of Xyrauchen texanus isolate HMW12.3.18 unplaced genomic scaffold, RBS_HiC_50CHRs HiC_scaffold_1019, whole genome shotgun sequence:
- the LOC127641540 gene encoding zinc finger BED domain-containing protein 4-like has product MVVFPLYQGLLLTLLDPRFKNVAFGNPAKALDAEKHITLECASLMRSNTTPEPQMSTSGPSSTPVETQDSLWEHFDNRIRETQMIHNPTADATVEVKKYLSDAFLPRTHDPLTYWKERAVIFPHLYVLAKKYLCMPATSVPCERIFSKAGEIICKKK; this is encoded by the exons atggtagtgttccccctgtaccaaggcctgctactgacactgctggacccaaggtttaaaaatgtggcttttggaaatcctgccaaagccctggatgctgaaaagcacatcacactggagtgtgcttcactgatgcgttcaaacacaactcctg aaccacaaatgtcaacatcaggcccatcatcaacaccagttgaaacacaagacagtttatgggaacattttgacaatcgtatccgtgagacccagatgatacacaatcctacagctgatgccacagtggaagtgaaaaaatacctcagcgatgcgtttttgcccagaactcatgatcctctaacttactggaaagagagagcagtaatctttcctcatttgtatgtcctagctaaaaaatatctttgtatgccagcaacaagtgtcccttgtgagagaattttttcaaaggctggagaaattatctgtaaaaagaagtag